A region of Solibacillus isronensis DNA encodes the following proteins:
- a CDS encoding MinD/ParA family protein, producing the protein MKDQAEKLRQKMLESEHKPGRSIAVVSGKGGVGKSNFTTNFATLLSKRGKKVVILDMDIGMGNVHILIGSSVKYSLKDYLDGQVALEDVLCETNEGVSYISGGSGMSSLMEWSPDVFARLITAFETLQKNYDFVLFDMGAGVVNWSLDLLTSIEEIIVISTAEPTSIMDAYSMMKFIHLKDPMKKFYLLGNRAFTVEEGQDTTQRLKTVMHRFLEKEVSILGSLPEDPVVRQSVLQQALFTVLYPDAPITKTMGKIVEQFLTTQAVMKEVHATNESMKFISKLKSIFSRGRE; encoded by the coding sequence ATGAAAGATCAAGCTGAAAAACTGCGCCAGAAAATGCTGGAAAGTGAACATAAGCCTGGGCGATCAATTGCAGTTGTTAGTGGAAAAGGCGGAGTAGGTAAAAGTAACTTTACGACAAACTTCGCTACCCTTTTATCAAAAAGAGGGAAAAAGGTAGTCATTTTAGATATGGATATTGGCATGGGCAATGTACACATTCTCATAGGAAGTTCCGTGAAATACAGTTTAAAAGATTACCTCGATGGTCAAGTGGCACTTGAAGATGTTTTGTGCGAAACGAACGAAGGGGTAAGCTATATTTCCGGCGGTTCAGGTATGTCGTCGTTAATGGAGTGGTCTCCTGATGTTTTTGCTCGTCTAATCACGGCTTTCGAAACATTGCAGAAAAATTATGATTTTGTCTTATTTGATATGGGAGCGGGTGTTGTTAATTGGTCGCTCGATCTATTAACATCCATTGAAGAAATTATTGTTATTTCTACAGCGGAACCGACATCCATTATGGATGCTTATTCTATGATGAAATTTATCCATCTAAAAGACCCGATGAAGAAATTTTATCTGTTAGGCAATCGTGCATTTACAGTTGAGGAAGGGCAAGATACGACACAGCGTCTAAAAACAGTCATGCACCGTTTTTTAGAGAAGGAAGTATCGATTTTAGGCTCGTTGCCGGAAGATCCTGTAGTGCGTCAATCAGTACTTCAGCAAGCATTATTTACAGTGCTGTATCCTGATGCCCCCATTACAAAAACGATGGGGAAAATTGTTGAGCAATTTTTAACAACGCAGGCTGTAATGAAAGAAGTTCATGCAACAAACGAGTCTATGAAATTTATATCTAAATTAAAAAGCATCTTTTCGAGAGGGCGTGAGTAA
- a CDS encoding protein-glutamate methylesterase/protein-glutamine glutaminase, translated as MSNLQKTKLLVVDDSAFMRKLISDFFSDHRHIEVIGSARNGKDAIKKIEQLKPDVVTMDVEMPEMNGMEALKEIMQKYPLPVIMLSSTTKRGAENTLMAMEYGAVDFVAKPSGSISLDLHKIKDELVRKVEGASKVTVSKLKKPFRKSTVANQAIRHPFNNQESKVKSLLKPTVNIDIPIKKTEWSKTSKKIILIGTSTGGPRALQEVITKIPANVGAPILIVQHMPAGFTKSLAARLDQLSEIHVKEAEQGDLLQKGTAYIAPGGYHLKLRKVGSSFAVVLDNQEPPRAGHRPSVDVMFEDVSQYSEFDKIAVIMTGMGYDGSKGLVSLKKTGNVMAIAESAETCIVYGMPKAAVETQLVDEVADVDDIAQTIMKYMP; from the coding sequence ATGAGCAACTTACAGAAAACCAAACTGCTAGTTGTTGATGATTCCGCCTTTATGCGGAAGCTAATAAGCGATTTTTTTTCGGATCATCGGCATATTGAAGTCATCGGGTCTGCACGTAATGGGAAAGACGCCATTAAAAAGATTGAGCAGCTTAAACCCGATGTCGTAACAATGGATGTGGAAATGCCGGAAATGAATGGGATGGAAGCGTTAAAAGAAATTATGCAAAAGTATCCATTGCCTGTCATTATGCTCTCAAGTACGACAAAGCGCGGAGCAGAAAATACATTAATGGCAATGGAGTACGGAGCAGTCGATTTTGTTGCTAAACCAAGCGGTTCCATTTCATTGGATTTACATAAAATTAAGGATGAACTTGTACGAAAAGTGGAAGGGGCATCTAAAGTAACGGTTTCAAAATTGAAAAAACCTTTCCGTAAATCGACAGTCGCAAATCAAGCGATCCGTCATCCTTTCAACAATCAAGAATCTAAAGTAAAAAGTTTGCTAAAGCCAACCGTCAACATCGATATACCGATAAAAAAGACGGAGTGGAGCAAAACTTCAAAGAAAATTATTTTAATCGGGACTTCAACTGGTGGTCCGAGGGCTTTACAGGAAGTCATTACGAAAATTCCCGCAAATGTGGGTGCTCCGATTTTAATCGTGCAGCATATGCCTGCAGGTTTTACAAAATCGTTGGCAGCAAGACTTGATCAGTTGAGTGAAATTCATGTGAAAGAAGCAGAACAAGGTGACCTGTTGCAAAAAGGAACGGCTTATATTGCACCGGGTGGCTATCATCTTAAATTAAGAAAAGTCGGGTCATCATTTGCTGTCGTACTCGACAATCAGGAACCGCCAAGAGCAGGCCATCGCCCGTCTGTTGATGTCATGTTTGAAGATGTCAGCCAGTATTCGGAGTTCGATAAAATTGCCGTTATTATGACGGGAATGGGCTATGACGGATCAAAAGGACTAGTCTCACTCAAAAAAACAGGGAATGTTATGGCTATTGCCGAGTCAGCAGAAACATGTATCGTATATGGAATGCCAAAAGCTGCCGTGGAAACGCAGCTTGTAGATGAAGTGGCGGATGTTGATGATATTGCCCAAACAATTATGAAATATATGCCTTAA